A single genomic interval of Macadamia integrifolia cultivar HAES 741 chromosome 6, SCU_Mint_v3, whole genome shotgun sequence harbors:
- the LOC122082837 gene encoding polygalacturonase non-catalytic subunit AroGP3-like, with protein MTHLILLLGLLVAAYFSGSRAENAFIQYWEEHIGLSHPPHWLAAKASSLNPHQEAGFMKVIAKNELASHLRSFCKQANIACSTNALEKKIIDSKTLPPIAPWNEAKLKYNYPNEIPLSIASQGGLPYFRESMVKEGGFMSIPDLRDPMSYKSFLPRSIASKIPFSFAQIEELKKLFGVEDKSNMDEYIQDTLETCEKRPIQGEKRTCATAAEDLIDFVVEELGHYVHVWSTKSIEGSYENVTIGAVKLIYGNLSESPALCHSQPFIFQVYYCHVLQKVKVYAVDIKAKKKVNHAIMACHYDTSTWNPNHLAFKLLGFGPGQIEVCHWINENGVVWTKNLG; from the exons ATGACACATCTTATTCTTTTGCTTGGACTTCTTGTAGCAGCATACTTTAGT GGATCTCGAGCTGAAAATGCGTTCATACAATACTGGGAAGAGCATATTGGTCTTTCACACCCTCCACACTGGTTAGCTGCAAAGGCTTCTTCATTAAACCCCCATCAAGAGGCGGGATTCATGAAAGTTATAGCGAAAAATGAATTGGCTTCCCACCTGCGTTCATTTTGTAAGCAGGCTAATATTGCTTGTTCTACAAATGCACTGGAGAAGAAGATAATTGACAGCAAAACTTTGCCACCAATAGCCCCATGGAATGAAGCCAAGCTGAAATATAATTATCCAAATGAAATACCCCTTTCGATTGCCAGCCAAGGTGGATTGCCATATTTCCGGGAGTCAATGGTAAAAGAGGGAGGTTTCATGTCCATCCCTGATCTAAGGGACCCAATGTCATATAAATCATTCTTGCCGCGATCTATAGcatcaaaaatcccattttcctttgcCCAAATTGAGGAATTGAAGAAGCTTTTTGGCGTGGAAGACAAATCAAACATGGATGAATATATTCAAGACACCCTTGAAACATGTGAGAAGAGGCCCATTCAAGGTGAGAAGAGAACTTGTGCAACTGCTGCCGAGGATCTTATTGATTTTGTCGTCGAGGAATTAGGACACTATGTACATGTATGGAGTACTAAAAGCATCGAAGGATCTtatgagaatgtcacaattggagctgtgaaactcatatatGGAAATCTTTCTGAATCACCCGCCTTGTGTCATAGCCAGCCATTCATATTTCAAGTCTATTATTGTCATGTCTTACAGAAAGTAAAAGTATATGCAGTAGATATAAAAGCTaagaagaaagtgaatcatGCGATCATGGCATGCCACTATGACACATCAACTTGGAATCCAAATCATCTTGCTTTTAAGTTGCTAGGTTTTGGCCCGGGACAAATTGAAGTCTGCCATTGGATAAATGAGAATGGAGTGGTTTGGACAAAGAATCTAGGTTGA
- the LOC122081377 gene encoding uncharacterized protein LOC122081377: protein MQRDQGAWSLGCLDNYARPHHLPSRLHSWRCCHVKGENSEGALSGESIVLDEQTLEQELQMAIEEENYARAAKIRDSLRLLHDDGKASVLAANNRFYNSFRKGDMAAMRALWAKGDNVCVVHPGVGGISGYDLVMGSWEFVWADYEFPLEIEVKDVQVHVKGDVGYVKCIEVVKTKGSRWGKQYVINVFEKIDGQWCICIHHASYVDL, encoded by the exons ATGCAACGCGACCAAGGCGCTTGGAGTCTtggatgccttgacaactatgcta GACCACATCACCTGCCTTCCCGCCTGCATTCTTGGAGATGTTGCCATGTTAAAGGTGAAAATTCAGAGGGGGCTTTAAGCGGTGAAAGCATTGTCTTGGATGAACAAACATTAGAACAAGAACTGCAGATGGCCATTGAGGAAGAAAACTATGCTCGAGCGGCAAAAATCAGGGATAGCCTCCGGCTTCTTCATGATGACGGCAAGGCTTCTGTGCTAGCAGCAAATAATCGGTTTTACAATTCGTTCAGGAAAGGAGACATGGCTGCCATGCGAGCCCTGTGGGCAAAAGGGGATAATGTGTGTGTTGTACATCCTGGTGTGGGTGGGATATCAGGTTACGATCTCGTCATGGGAAGCTGGGAGTTTGTATGGGCAGACTATGAATTCCCGCTTGAGATTGAGGTAAAAGATGTTCAAGTTCATGTCAAAGGTGACGTTGGGTATGTCAAATGCATTGAAGTGGTTAAGACCAAAGGCAGCCGTTGGGGGAAACAGTATGTAATAAACGTGTTTGAGAAAATTGATGGTCAGTGGTGTATTTGCATTCACCATGCTTCATATGTTGACTTGTGA